The Sulfurimonas sp. genome includes a region encoding these proteins:
- a CDS encoding MarR family winged helix-turn-helix transcriptional regulator has translation MKFDMDSSFGYLINRLSIANKNSFNKLIKPYGVSPEQWTVLFRVVEKNGITQKELSDSTYKDQGNLTRMIDKLVERGYLLRDSDENDRRSVKLFATHSSKQLVQKIAPLSTQQNEKLSSTFSEEEKEKFIELLNKAYLNV, from the coding sequence ATGAAGTTTGATATGGACAGCTCGTTTGGGTATTTGATAAATAGGCTCTCAATAGCAAATAAAAACAGTTTTAACAAACTAATAAAACCGTACGGTGTATCTCCAGAACAGTGGACTGTACTTTTCAGGGTTGTTGAAAAAAACGGTATTACTCAAAAAGAGTTATCTGATTCAACTTATAAAGATCAAGGTAATCTGACCAGAATGATAGATAAACTAGTAGAGAGAGGGTATCTTTTAAGAGACTCTGATGAGAATGATAGACGCTCTGTAAAGCTTTTTGCAACACATAGCTCTAAGCAGTTAGTTCAAAAGATAGCACCGCTTTCAACGCAGCAAAATGAAAAGCTTTCAAGTACTTTTAGTGAAGAAGAAAAAGAAAAATTCATAGAACTTCTAAATAAAGCCTATCTAAATGTTTGA
- the guaB gene encoding IMP dehydrogenase, which produces MNIRKKALTFEDVLLIPKYSEVLPKEVNLETKLTKNITLKIPMVSAAMDTVTEYRAAIAMARLGGIGIIHKNMDIESQCKQVKKVKKSESGIIIDPIYVNPDATLADADALMGEYKISGVPVVDGHNKLLGILTNRDMRFEKDMRKVVSEVMTPMPLVTADAGISLDDAADVMHQHKIEKLPIIDENGFLKGLITIKDIKKRIAYPNSNKDDFGRLVVGAAIGVGQMDRAKALVDAGADVLVLDSAHGHSKGIIDTVKQIKKELAVDVIAGNVATGEAVEALAAAGADGVKVGIGPGSICTTRIVAGVGVPQISAIDECAQMGRKLGVPIIADGGIKYSGDLAKALAVGASCIMAGSLLAGTEESPGETVMYQGRQYKSYRGMGSIGAMQKGSNDRYFQEGTAADKLVPEGIEGRVPFRGAIAGIVHQMMGGLRASMGYCGSKDIETFWDKAEFVEITSAGLKESHVHDVQITAEAPNYHV; this is translated from the coding sequence ATGAACATTCGTAAAAAAGCCCTTACATTTGAAGACGTACTTTTAATCCCTAAGTATTCAGAAGTTTTACCAAAAGAAGTTAATCTTGAAACAAAATTGACTAAAAACATTACACTTAAAATCCCTATGGTTTCTGCTGCTATGGATACGGTAACTGAATACCGTGCTGCTATAGCTATGGCTAGACTTGGCGGAATCGGGATTATCCACAAAAACATGGATATAGAATCTCAATGTAAACAAGTTAAAAAAGTTAAAAAGAGCGAGAGTGGAATTATTATTGATCCTATTTACGTAAACCCTGATGCAACTTTAGCTGATGCAGATGCATTAATGGGTGAATACAAGATCTCAGGTGTACCTGTTGTTGATGGTCATAATAAACTTTTGGGTATTCTTACAAACCGTGATATGAGATTTGAGAAAGATATGCGTAAAGTAGTATCTGAAGTTATGACGCCAATGCCACTTGTAACTGCAGATGCAGGTATTAGTTTAGATGATGCAGCTGACGTTATGCATCAACATAAAATCGAAAAACTTCCTATTATAGATGAAAACGGTTTCTTAAAAGGTCTTATTACTATTAAAGATATCAAAAAACGTATAGCTTATCCAAACTCAAACAAAGATGATTTTGGTCGTTTAGTTGTTGGTGCAGCTATAGGTGTTGGTCAAATGGACAGAGCTAAAGCTCTTGTTGATGCTGGTGCAGACGTATTGGTTTTAGACTCGGCACATGGTCATTCTAAAGGTATTATAGATACTGTAAAACAGATCAAAAAAGAGTTAGCAGTTGATGTAATTGCAGGTAACGTAGCAACTGGTGAAGCTGTTGAAGCTTTAGCTGCAGCTGGAGCTGATGGTGTTAAAGTTGGTATAGGACCTGGTTCTATCTGTACTACACGTATCGTTGCAGGTGTTGGTGTGCCTCAGATCTCTGCAATAGATGAATGTGCTCAAATGGGTCGTAAACTTGGTGTGCCTATTATCGCTGATGGTGGTATCAAATATTCAGGTGACTTAGCAAAAGCTTTAGCAGTTGGTGCTAGCTGTATTATGGCAGGAAGCTTACTAGCAGGTACTGAAGAATCTCCTGGTGAAACTGTAATGTATCAAGGTCGCCAGTACAAATCATACCGTGGTATGGGAAGTATCGGTGCTATGCAAAAAGGATCAAACGATCGTTATTTCCAAGAGGGTACTGCAGCTGATAAACTTGTTCCAGAAGGTATTGAAGGACGTGTACCTTTCCGTGGTGCAATTGCAGGAATCGTTCATCAAATGATGGGTGGTCTTCGTGCATCTATGGGTTACTGTGGAAGTAAAGATATTGAGACTTTCTGGGATAAAGCAGAGTTTGTTGAGATCACAAGTGCAGGTCTTAAAGAGTCTCACGTTCATGACGTTCAAATAACTGCTGAAGCACCGAACTACCACGTTTAA
- a CDS encoding RDD family protein, with the protein MSDVKYAGFWVRFLASLIDTIVLALPLAVIIYFLSDGNWFDFSQYQQNMQAALAGNAHKALTNSPQMSMKWELLFEVAILVITIVFWRRWRGATPGKKYLNIKIVDAKTHKDIDNKQAITRSIGYIISTLPFLIGFLMVAFRKDKRALHDLLADTVVIQE; encoded by the coding sequence ATGTCTGATGTGAAATATGCCGGATTTTGGGTTAGATTTTTAGCGTCACTTATTGACACTATAGTTCTAGCTCTTCCATTAGCCGTAATTATTTACTTTTTAAGTGATGGAAACTGGTTTGATTTTTCACAATATCAGCAAAACATGCAAGCCGCACTAGCGGGAAATGCACACAAAGCCTTAACAAATTCTCCACAGATGTCTATGAAATGGGAACTTCTTTTTGAGGTGGCTATTTTAGTAATTACTATAGTTTTTTGGAGAAGATGGCGTGGTGCTACTCCAGGTAAGAAATATCTAAACATTAAAATTGTAGATGCTAAAACACACAAAGACATCGACAATAAACAAGCGATCACTCGATCGATCGGTTACATAATATCAACACTTCCTTTTTTAATCGGATTTTTAATGGTTGCGTTTCGCAAGGATAAACGCGCTTTACATGACCTTCTTGCCGATACAGTTGTAATACAAGAATAA
- a CDS encoding O-acetylhomoserine aminocarboxypropyltransferase/cysteine synthase family protein: MDLQTSALHAGYEKDSQGTMAVPIYQTTAYEFRDVEHAANLFALKELGNIYTRLNNPTTDVFEKRFTELEGGEAALATSSGMSAIFFAIANAAEAGDNIVCAKQLYGGSLTQTAHTLKRFGIEARFFDVHNPSAIEELVDDKTKVIFFESLTNPSIDVADIDAIVSIANKYNILTVVDNTVATPVLCRPLERGVDITVHSASKYTTGQGLAIGGIMVERKGLIEKLKGNARYAHFNEPDASYHGLVYTDVPLPPFTLRARLSLLRDLGAVVSPFNSWLFIQGIEHLALRMREHSKNALELATFLEAHPKVKKVNYPGLKSNSNYANAQKYFEEGQCSGLLSFEVEDMDTAEKIVNATELYSLVVNIGDSKSIITHPASTTHQQLSQEELDACGVPAGLIRISCGLESSKDLIEDMKQALEA, from the coding sequence ATGGACTTACAAACATCGGCACTACACGCAGGTTATGAGAAGGATTCACAAGGAACAATGGCAGTTCCAATTTATCAAACTACGGCCTATGAATTTCGTGATGTAGAACATGCTGCTAATCTTTTTGCTCTTAAAGAGCTTGGAAATATTTATACTCGTTTAAACAATCCTACGACAGATGTTTTTGAGAAGCGTTTTACTGAATTAGAAGGCGGTGAAGCTGCACTTGCAACTTCAAGCGGTATGAGTGCTATATTTTTTGCAATAGCAAATGCTGCTGAAGCTGGTGATAACATAGTATGTGCAAAACAACTTTATGGTGGAAGCTTAACTCAAACAGCTCATACTCTAAAACGCTTTGGAATTGAAGCTAGATTCTTTGATGTACATAACCCAAGTGCTATAGAAGAGTTAGTAGATGATAAAACAAAAGTTATCTTTTTTGAATCTTTAACAAATCCTAGTATAGATGTAGCAGATATAGACGCTATAGTATCTATAGCAAATAAGTATAATATATTAACTGTAGTTGATAACACTGTTGCAACTCCTGTTTTATGCCGTCCACTTGAACGCGGTGTTGATATAACTGTTCACAGTGCATCAAAATACACAACAGGTCAAGGTCTTGCGATCGGCGGAATCATGGTTGAGAGAAAAGGACTTATTGAGAAGTTAAAAGGAAATGCTCGTTATGCACACTTCAATGAGCCAGATGCATCTTACCACGGTTTAGTTTATACTGATGTACCTCTTCCACCTTTTACGCTTCGTGCACGTTTAAGCCTTCTTCGTGATTTAGGTGCCGTTGTTTCACCGTTTAACTCTTGGTTATTTATCCAAGGTATAGAGCACCTTGCTCTTCGTATGCGTGAACACTCTAAAAATGCACTTGAACTGGCTACATTTTTAGAAGCACATCCAAAAGTAAAAAAAGTAAATTACCCTGGTCTAAAAAGCAATTCTAACTATGCAAATGCACAAAAATATTTTGAGGAAGGTCAATGTTCAGGACTTCTAAGTTTTGAGGTTGAAGATATGGATACAGCTGAAAAAATTGTAAACGCTACTGAGCTTTACTCTTTAGTTGTAAATATTGGTGATTCTAAATCAATCATAACTCACCCTGCTTCAACAACACATCAACAACTCTCTCAAGAAGAATTAGATGCTTGTGGTGTTCCTGCAGGACTTATTCGTATATCTTGTGGACTGGAGAGTTCAAAAGATCTAATTGAGGATATGAAACAAGCTTTAGAGGCTTAA
- a CDS encoding homoserine O-acetyltransferase: MDLNLQTNTEHFTNPLYLESGRILEPYDITYETYGELNEDKSNVIVVCHALTGSHHAAGFYEEERKPGWWDGLIGSGKTIDTDKYFVICTNVIGSCFGSTGPMSPKHPYHEPYRYKFPVVTIKDMVKAQRILFDRLDIHRVEAIIGGSMGGMQALQFAIHYPNFAKKIIALATTYATQPWAIAFNKVASESILKDPDFKQGYYDPEVIKENGLSGMAVGRMAGHISFLSHESMDEKFGREYKRTDGLYELFGKFQVESYLEYNGYNFTKWFDPLAYLYITKAINIYDLSRGFDSLSEALQKITAELCLISFSNDLLFKSDEMKHIDDVLTQNGQNNHKYIEIPSDYGHDAFLVELDKFQHYIKDMLDG; the protein is encoded by the coding sequence TTGGACTTAAACCTACAAACAAATACTGAACATTTTACAAATCCGCTTTACTTAGAGAGTGGACGTATTTTAGAGCCTTACGATATAACTTATGAGACTTACGGCGAGTTGAATGAGGACAAAAGTAATGTTATTGTGGTTTGTCATGCACTGACAGGTTCTCACCATGCAGCAGGTTTTTACGAAGAAGAAAGAAAGCCAGGCTGGTGGGATGGACTTATCGGAAGTGGAAAAACTATAGATACAGACAAATATTTCGTAATTTGTACAAATGTTATAGGAAGCTGTTTTGGCTCAACCGGTCCAATGAGTCCTAAACACCCTTATCATGAACCGTATCGTTATAAATTTCCGGTTGTAACCATAAAAGATATGGTAAAAGCTCAACGTATACTTTTTGATCGTTTAGATATTCATAGAGTAGAAGCTATTATCGGTGGAAGTATGGGTGGTATGCAGGCACTTCAGTTTGCTATTCACTATCCGAATTTTGCGAAAAAAATCATAGCACTTGCTACAACTTACGCTACTCAGCCTTGGGCTATTGCATTTAACAAAGTAGCCAGTGAATCAATTTTAAAAGATCCTGATTTTAAACAAGGTTATTATGATCCTGAAGTTATAAAAGAAAATGGTCTAAGCGGTATGGCAGTTGGGCGTATGGCTGGACATATTAGCTTTTTATCTCACGAGTCTATGGATGAAAAATTTGGTCGTGAATATAAGAGAACTGATGGTTTATACGAGCTTTTCGGTAAGTTTCAGGTTGAGTCATACTTAGAGTACAACGGTTATAACTTTACTAAATGGTTTGATCCGTTAGCTTATCTGTACATTACAAAAGCTATCAATATCTATGATCTATCTCGTGGATTTGACTCATTAAGTGAAGCGTTGCAAAAAATCACTGCCGAGCTTTGTCTGATCAGCTTTAGTAACGATTTACTATTTAAAAGTGATGAGATGAAACATATTGATGACGTTTTAACGCAAAATGGACAAAACAACCACAAATATATTGAGATACCTAGTGATTACGGACACGATGCATTTTTAGTTGAACTTGATAAGTTTCAACACTATATAAAGGATATGTTAGATGGCTGA
- the xseB gene encoding exodeoxyribonuclease VII small subunit → MAEETTNFESKLESAKKTLEILMNPEITLQDSVKAYEKGIKELQDAQKILEDAQIKITEIKNS, encoded by the coding sequence ATGGCTGAAGAAACAACAAACTTTGAGAGTAAACTTGAAAGTGCCAAAAAAACTCTGGAAATTCTTATGAACCCTGAGATAACTTTGCAAGATAGTGTTAAAGCATATGAAAAAGGTATAAAGGAGCTTCAAGACGCCCAAAAAATACTTGAAGACGCACAGATCAAAATAACAGAGATTAAGAACTCTTAA
- a CDS encoding carbon-nitrogen hydrolase family protein — MKAAVLQLSSQGMSSTKLYNYIRIANKNGIKLLLLGEYILNPFFKELESMSLSMIKEQEDFQVKMLKELSKTYAITIVAPMVIVKKDKIYKCVVKFAPNSTSYYQQQLLINYPHWNEKKYFSNETKELNSPLVFTIDGFKFAVMNGFEVHFDEMFEKLKDKNIDCLLLPSVSTFDSYERWKALILSRAFTHNIYILRANRIGEYDEKDHTWNFYGDSLLASPDGELLEHLGNKEELMIVDMSHSEVVQAKRVWGFKDNISKL, encoded by the coding sequence ATGAAGGCCGCAGTACTACAACTGAGCTCACAAGGGATGAGTAGTACAAAACTTTATAACTACATCCGTATTGCAAATAAAAATGGGATCAAACTGCTCCTTTTAGGGGAGTATATACTAAACCCTTTTTTCAAAGAGCTTGAATCAATGAGCCTTAGCATGATAAAAGAACAGGAAGATTTCCAAGTCAAGATGCTTAAAGAGCTTTCAAAAACATATGCTATTACTATAGTAGCACCGATGGTTATTGTAAAAAAAGACAAAATCTATAAATGCGTTGTAAAATTTGCACCTAATTCAACATCCTACTACCAACAACAACTTCTGATCAACTATCCGCACTGGAATGAAAAAAAATATTTTTCTAATGAAACAAAAGAGTTAAACTCACCTCTAGTGTTTACTATAGATGGTTTTAAATTTGCAGTTATGAATGGTTTTGAAGTACATTTTGACGAGATGTTCGAAAAGTTAAAAGATAAAAATATAGACTGTCTTTTACTGCCAAGCGTTTCAACTTTTGATTCGTATGAACGTTGGAAAGCTCTTATACTCTCGCGTGCATTTACTCATAACATATATATTTTAAGAGCAAATAGAATCGGAGAGTATGACGAAAAAGATCATACATGGAACTTTTACGGTGATTCACTTCTGGCATCTCCCGATGGTGAACTTTTGGAGCATTTAGGGAACAAAGAGGAGTTGATGATAGTTGATATGAGTCACTCTGAAGTAGTTCAAGCAAAAAGAGTTTGGGGCTTTAAAGATAACATTTCCAAACTTTAA
- a CDS encoding ThiF family adenylyltransferase translates to MMQYFHRQVQLWGEETQLKLLNKKIAIIGSGGLGSSLAYALGASGIGEIHMIDFDEVSIHNVHRQIAFKVKDEGKNKAEINAKIIEQRCPYVKAFSHNCDFKAWAEKNIEVDLIIDATDNLPTRADINTYAKKKNLPWVYGSVEAFHGQVCFIEESSFSDAFKITNKTPAGIAAPIVMHIASLQANLALRYLAGLSVKKDMLYYLLFNDEGELVTQKFGLPKS, encoded by the coding sequence ATGATGCAATACTTTCATCGCCAGGTTCAACTGTGGGGAGAAGAGACACAATTAAAGCTTTTAAATAAAAAAATTGCCATAATCGGCTCAGGTGGACTTGGTAGTTCACTTGCATATGCACTTGGTGCCAGCGGCATCGGTGAGATCCATATGATTGATTTTGATGAAGTAAGCATACATAACGTTCATCGTCAAATTGCATTTAAAGTCAAAGATGAAGGTAAAAATAAAGCAGAGATAAATGCCAAGATAATCGAACAAAGATGTCCATACGTAAAAGCATTCTCTCACAACTGTGATTTTAAAGCTTGGGCAGAAAAAAATATTGAAGTTGATCTTATAATAGATGCAACTGACAACCTTCCTACACGTGCGGATATAAACACTTATGCAAAAAAGAAGAACTTACCATGGGTTTACGGCAGTGTTGAAGCTTTTCACGGTCAGGTTTGTTTTATAGAAGAATCATCATTTAGCGATGCCTTTAAAATAACAAATAAAACTCCTGCAGGGATAGCGGCCCCTATAGTTATGCATATTGCATCTCTTCAGGCAAACTTGGCACTTAGATATTTAGCCGGGCTTAGTGTTAAAAAAGATATGCTTTATTATCTACTTTTCAATGATGAAGGGGAATTGGTAACCCAAAAATTTGGATTACCTAAAAGTTAA
- a CDS encoding cytochrome c: MKILIAVSIAFLLVGCNAEEQTKKMPEKESVKTQEKEPTGIKSTIAPVRIVSGKSLFSKCTSCHGEDASQKALGKSQVIKGWSVEKLTNAIEGYQNGTYGGDMKGMMRVQVKDLNSVDINIISNYISKL; encoded by the coding sequence ATGAAGATTTTAATTGCTGTATCAATAGCTTTTTTATTGGTTGGATGTAATGCTGAAGAGCAAACTAAAAAAATGCCTGAAAAAGAGAGTGTTAAAACACAGGAGAAAGAACCAACAGGCATTAAAAGTACAATAGCTCCCGTTAGAATTGTTTCAGGAAAAAGTCTGTTTTCAAAATGTACGTCTTGCCACGGTGAAGATGCTTCTCAAAAAGCTTTAGGAAAGAGTCAGGTTATAAAAGGGTGGAGTGTTGAGAAGTTAACAAATGCAATAGAAGGTTATCAAAACGGAACATATGGGGGAGATATGAAAGGTATGATGCGGGTTCAGGTAAAAGATCTAAATTCTGTAGATATAAATATTATAAGTAACTATATTTCTAAACTCTAA
- a CDS encoding succinyldiaminopimelate transaminase has product MNFEPYPFEKLNNLLLNIIPNKNYEPSILTIGEPQFETPQFIQDSLSNNTSLLKKYPKTSGEADLRDAQIEFVKTRFGVELKDEQIIPTFGTREVLFNFPQFLLFDIKEPTMAFTNPFYQIYEGAAIASRANIIHINLNEQNNFKAEIDEDVLAKCDLVIINFPNNPTSSVLTLDELAQWVKMALKHNFILLNDECYSEIYTGEKIPSLLEASVHAGNPEFKNTLVINSISKRSSAPGLRNGFIAGDEEILKEYMKYRTYIGCAAPLPLQSAAAEAWRDEEHVAQAREVYKNNFKLAKEILDIDMPEATFYIWLKVDDAIEFTKKLYEKYNVKVLPGEYLARTDVNGENPGIGYVRIALVENEEKTKDALNRIKECING; this is encoded by the coding sequence ATGAACTTTGAACCATATCCATTTGAAAAATTAAACAATTTATTGTTAAACATTATACCAAATAAAAATTATGAGCCTAGTATTTTAACTATCGGTGAACCTCAATTTGAAACGCCTCAGTTTATACAGGATTCATTGTCAAACAATACAAGTTTATTAAAAAAATATCCAAAGACAAGCGGTGAAGCTGATCTTAGAGATGCTCAAATCGAATTTGTAAAAACACGTTTTGGCGTTGAACTTAAAGATGAACAAATAATCCCTACTTTTGGAACACGTGAAGTACTTTTTAACTTTCCACAGTTTTTACTTTTTGATATAAAAGAGCCTACTATGGCTTTTACAAATCCGTTTTATCAGATCTATGAAGGTGCGGCTATTGCTTCACGTGCAAACATAATTCACATAAATCTAAATGAGCAAAACAATTTTAAAGCTGAGATAGACGAAGATGTATTGGCTAAGTGCGATCTGGTTATTATAAACTTTCCAAACAATCCTACAAGCTCTGTTTTAACATTAGATGAACTAGCTCAGTGGGTTAAGATGGCACTAAAACACAACTTTATACTTTTAAATGATGAGTGTTATTCTGAAATCTATACAGGTGAGAAAATTCCTTCATTACTTGAAGCTTCTGTTCATGCAGGTAATCCAGAGTTTAAAAATACACTTGTAATCAACTCTATCTCAAAACGCTCATCTGCACCGGGGCTTAGAAACGGTTTCATTGCAGGTGATGAAGAGATCTTAAAAGAGTATATGAAATACCGTACATACATAGGTTGTGCAGCACCTCTACCACTTCAAAGTGCGGCAGCTGAAGCTTGGAGAGATGAAGAGCATGTAGCTCAGGCAAGAGAGGTATATAAAAACAATTTTAAATTGGCTAAAGAGATCTTAGATATTGATATGCCAGAAGCTACATTTTATATATGGCTGAAAGTTGACGATGCTATAGAGTTTACTAAGAAGTTATATGAAAAATACAATGTTAAAGTTCTTCCAGGTGAATACCTTGCCCGTACAGACGTAAACGGTGAA